Proteins from a genomic interval of Nasonia vitripennis strain AsymCx chromosome 3, Nvit_psr_1.1, whole genome shotgun sequence:
- the LOC103316769 gene encoding low-density lipoprotein receptor-related protein 1-like translates to MDECYNRDLWSFQCKRIETNYVSDGYKNCADNSDEADCTEERCKSMGKLKCKNRDVCFHQSFICNGDNDCGDNSDEEDCTEKRCNELKKFKCKGVACIEKHCSDLGRWKCKASNKCIRDIDVCNGQNDCGDNPDEIGCDKKLCTDLGRFKCNSTNVCIPYDSWLCDDNSDEINCPENNLCDSNGKFKCKDTNKCIDQDLICDGIDHCGDNFDETDCTDERCKNIGKFRCNDGLKCISDSLVCDGYDNCGDGRGRLH, encoded by the exons ATGG ATGAATGTTATAACAGAGACCTTTGGTCATTCCAATGCAAACGCATCGAGACGAATTATGTCTCCGACGGCTACAAAAATTGCGCGGACAATTCCGACGAAGCCGACTGCACTGAAGAACGTTGCAAGAGCATGGGAAAACTGAAGTGCAAAAACCGAGACGTCTGCTTCCATCAAAGTTTCATCTGCAACGGCGACAACGACTGCGGCGACAACTCCGACGAGGAGGACTGCACCGAAAAGCGTTGCAACGagctgaaaaaattcaaatgcaaAGGC GTCGCCTGCATTGAAAAGCACTGCAGCGATCTCGGAAGATGGAAATGCAAGGCCAGCAACAAGTGTATACGCGACATCGACGTCTGCAACGGCCAAAACGACTGCGGCGATAATCCCGACGAAATCGGTTGCGACAAGAAACTTTGCACCGACCTCGGACGATTCAAATGTAACAGTACTAACGTGTGCATACCATACGATAGCTGGCTATGCGACGACAATTCCGATGAGATCAATTGCCCTGAGAATAATCTTTGCGACAGTAACGGCAAGTTCAAATGCAAAGACACGAATAAGTGCATAGATCAAGATCTTATCTGCGATGGCATCGACCATTGCGGCGACAACTTCGACGAGACGGATTGCACTGATGAACGCTGCAAGAACATCGGAAAATTCAGGTGCAATGATGGGCTCAAATGCATCTCTGATAGTCTCGTCTGCGATGGCTACGACAATTGCGGTGACGGACGAGGCAGATTGCACTGA